A single Henriciella sp. AS95 DNA region contains:
- a CDS encoding glutathione binding-like protein yields MRMMFAAGLGLAMLGACATPVSEEEEVIVMTETQAAMPMPPLTIYHLEGRRSERIVWLMEELEMPYELEYVRGDLGASMAKVRALGHEMPMVPTVVLGDEILVESGAIIETIINRYAPGELTPDIASPDYAKHLMWLHYAEGSLAARLFSDYRAWMANPPKQRSPLVDSEAVVNYSENYLEEHDYFGGADFSSADIMMWFPLNVATKLNLVDEAQFPKIAAWKTRVEARPAYQRMLEKARPDGIPGMLTPVPQRPPSERG; encoded by the coding sequence ATGAGGATGATGTTTGCGGCGGGGCTTGGCCTTGCGATGTTGGGGGCGTGTGCGACGCCGGTTTCCGAAGAGGAAGAGGTGATTGTCATGACCGAAACACAAGCTGCCATGCCGATGCCGCCGCTGACCATCTATCACCTTGAGGGGCGCCGCTCTGAGCGGATTGTCTGGCTCATGGAAGAGCTGGAAATGCCCTATGAGCTTGAATATGTGCGCGGCGATCTTGGCGCGTCGATGGCCAAGGTGCGCGCGCTCGGCCATGAGATGCCGATGGTGCCGACGGTCGTGCTGGGCGATGAGATCCTGGTCGAGAGCGGGGCGATCATCGAAACGATCATCAACCGCTATGCGCCGGGCGAGCTGACGCCGGACATTGCCAGCCCCGACTATGCCAAGCACCTGATGTGGCTGCACTATGCCGAGGGCTCGCTGGCCGCGCGCCTGTTCAGCGATTACCGCGCCTGGATGGCCAATCCGCCGAAACAGCGCTCGCCGCTGGTCGATAGCGAGGCGGTGGTGAACTATTCGGAGAATTACCTGGAAGAGCATGACTATTTCGGCGGGGCGGACTTCTCGTCGGCCGACATCATGATGTGGTTCCCGCTCAACGTGGCGACCAAGCTGAACCTTGTCGATGAGGCGCAATTCCCGAAGATCGCGGCGTGGAAAACGCGGGTCGAGGCACGGCCGGCCTATCAGCGCATGCTGGAGAAAGCGCGGCCGGACGGTATTCCGGGCATGCTGACCCCTGTGCCGCAACGGCCGCCGTCTGAGCGGGGTTAA
- the nudC gene encoding NAD(+) diphosphatase gives MTTITTNSDLIPLGSRAIDRAGHHRTDQAWLDAAYKSEEALVFILQGGLPLVTAEGGLVWLGPEVAKLAPDAEPLFLGVDKNGTPVFAVEMPGDFDLNSSLIAGTGDFGDLRTSLQNMPEMDANLASTARSLFEWHRSHRFCAKCGTESVRTDAGWKRECPDCKAQHFPRTDPVAIMLAVSGDKCLLGRQRMWPKGMWSCLAGFIEPGETLEQGAARELLEEAGIKCDPAQAEYLFCQPWPFPSSLMIGLILPAENEDITIDPDELEQAIWVTREEARRILAGDHPEIYAPMRFAVAHHILNEWATRDE, from the coding sequence ATGACGACCATCACGACAAATTCCGACCTTATCCCGCTTGGCTCACGCGCGATCGACCGCGCCGGCCACCACCGAACCGACCAGGCCTGGCTCGACGCAGCCTATAAGAGCGAGGAGGCGCTGGTCTTCATCCTGCAGGGCGGCCTGCCCCTGGTGACCGCAGAGGGCGGGCTCGTCTGGCTCGGCCCGGAAGTGGCGAAACTGGCGCCCGACGCTGAGCCGCTTTTCCTTGGCGTCGACAAGAATGGCACGCCGGTCTTTGCGGTGGAGATGCCGGGCGATTTCGATCTCAACTCGTCGCTGATCGCTGGCACGGGCGATTTCGGCGACCTGCGGACCAGCCTACAGAACATGCCGGAGATGGACGCCAACCTCGCCTCGACGGCGCGGAGCCTGTTCGAGTGGCATCGCTCGCATCGCTTCTGCGCGAAATGCGGGACCGAGAGCGTGCGCACGGACGCAGGCTGGAAGCGCGAATGCCCGGACTGCAAGGCGCAGCATTTCCCGCGCACCGACCCGGTGGCGATCATGCTGGCGGTGTCGGGCGACAAATGCCTGCTCGGGCGCCAGCGCATGTGGCCGAAGGGAATGTGGAGCTGCCTGGCCGGCTTCATCGAACCGGGCGAGACGCTGGAACAGGGCGCGGCGCGCGAATTGCTGGAAGAGGCCGGCATCAAGTGCGACCCGGCGCAGGCCGAATACCTTTTCTGTCAACCATGGCCATTCCCGTCATCGCTGATGATCGGGCTGATCCTGCCGGCTGAGAACGAAGACATCACGATCGACCCGGATGAGCTGGAACAGGCGATCTGGGTGACGCGGGAAGAGGCGCGGCGGATCCTGGCGGGCGACCACCCCGA
- a CDS encoding deaminase — protein sequence MANETEWDLRYLELARLVAGWSKDKAKVGAVLVLNNRVVATGFNGFPTNVLDDERLSLKAIKQIMVVHAEVNALLVAGDRARGATLYVHGKPICSGCAALIIQAGVERIVSPRPEQASNSNEEPQGTKEPGDIDWNHRGLVAKEMFAEAGIKVHHIEAEPTRKVKTTDDGAHVTKLANDEAKSARKSVQKK from the coding sequence ATGGCAAATGAAACTGAATGGGATTTACGTTATCTGGAGTTGGCCCGACTTGTCGCAGGCTGGTCGAAAGACAAGGCCAAGGTCGGCGCAGTTCTAGTTCTCAACAATCGAGTGGTTGCAACTGGTTTTAACGGTTTTCCGACCAACGTTCTCGACGATGAGAGGTTGAGTCTGAAAGCTATAAAGCAAATCATGGTAGTGCATGCCGAAGTGAACGCACTGCTTGTCGCGGGCGATAGAGCGCGTGGAGCCACCCTCTACGTTCACGGCAAACCGATATGCTCTGGCTGCGCGGCGCTCATCATTCAAGCGGGAGTCGAGAGAATTGTTTCCCCAAGACCTGAACAGGCAAGTAATAGTAATGAAGAGCCCCAAGGCACCAAGGAACCTGGGGATATAGACTGGAACCACCGAGGCCTGGTCGCAAAAGAAATGTTCGCCGAAGCTGGAATCAAAGTTCACCACATCGAGGCTGAACCGACCCGAAAGGTCAAAACCACCGACGACGGTGCTCATGTTACGAAGTTGGCAAACGACGAAGCAAAAAGTGCTCGAAAGTCAGTCCAAAAGAAGTGA